In one window of Camelina sativa cultivar DH55 chromosome 15, Cs, whole genome shotgun sequence DNA:
- the LOC104747722 gene encoding small nuclear ribonucleoprotein E, translating into MASTKVQRIMTQPINLIFRFLQSKARIQIWLFEQKDLRIEGRITGFDEYMNLVLDEAEEVSIKKNTRKPLGRILLKGDNITLMMNTGK; encoded by the exons ATGGCGAGCACCAAAGTTCAAAGGATTATGACCCAGCCTATC AACTTGATTTTTAGGTTTCTCCAAAGT AAAGCTAGGATCCAGATTTGGCTGTTTGAGCAGAAAGATTTGAGGATTGAAGGAAGAATCACT GGTTTTGATGAATACATGAATCTAGTGTTGGATGAAGCTGAAGAAGTAAGCATCAAGAAGAACACCAGGAAACCACTTG GAAGGATTCTACTCAAAGGAGACAACATAACTCTGATGATGAACAC GGGAAAGTGA